The stretch of DNA GGTTCTCGCCGAGCGCCGAGCGCACCACGTCCATGTCACGCACCGACGACGCGGTGCCGACGTTGGCGAGGAACTCGTTGCCCATCCGCTGAGTGCACTGTTCGGCGATTTGGGCGTAGAGGGCTTCGATGTGGGCGACGCCGTCAGGGCTGTAGTCGGCCATCGGTTCCCGGCGGTACGCGTCGAATTCGGCGTCGGTGCGGCAGCGCAGTTCCGGGGTGGAGTGGCCGACGCCGCGCGGATCGATGCCGACCAAATCGAACCTGCGGGTGATGTCGGTGTTGGCGAGGGACGCGCCCATGCCGGCGACGGTGTCGACGGCCGATGCGCCCGGTCCTCCAGGGTTGACGACGAGCACCCCGAGCCGATCGCCCGACGCGGGGACCCGGATGACCGCCAATTGCGCTTGGGCGCCTTCGGGTTTGGCGTAATCCACCGGCACCGACACCGTGCCGCATTGCGCGGTCGGGATTGCGGACGTGTCTCCGACGAACCGCTCGCAGCTTCCCCACACCGGCGGCTGGCCGTACTCCTGCAGCGATTCACCTTCCGGCGACGCCCATGCCGCAGGGCACGCGATCGCCGACATCAGGGAGATCGCGAGCAGCACTGTATTCACCCTGCCCGCCCGCCACATGGCGAACATGGTCGCATGACTGACCGCCGCGGGTCTGCGCCTGGGATACAACAGTGACCTTGCTGTTATCGGGCGTCTAGCTCGTAGGTTAACCAGGTCGACTTTTCGGCGCCGATACCGTCGTAAAGGCGTTGCGCCGTCGCATTGTCGGGCGCCGTCTCCCACACCAGCTTCTCGGCGCCCCGCTCGCGACACAGTTCCACGCAGCGCTCGATCAACGCACGACCGGTACCCGTGCCACGAGACGCCGGCACCACGAACAAATCGTTGAGCACCCCGACCCGGCCTGCGTACAGCGTCTGCCATGTCCAGTAGATGGTCGCGAAACCTAGTGGCTTTCCATCGGTATCACGCGCGATGAGCTGAAGTCCCTCGGACGGATCGTCGATCAATGCGGCCACCAACGCGGCCAACCGCTCGTCGGAGGGCTCCACGCGATAGAAGTCGCAGTAGGCCCGCAGCATCGGCATCAGCTCGGGCACGTCGGCGCCGCCGACGGTGGTGATGGTCAGCATCGGGTGTTCGGCGGCGGCACGGTCACGTCGACAAGGTAGCGCGCCGAGATGTTGTCGACGCAGGAATTCCCTTGGAAGACAACGGTGTGCTGAGTTCCCTCGAACGTCAGCAACGTGCCACCCAGTTGCTGAGCCAGGTCGACGCCCGCCTTGTACGGCGTTGCCGGGTCGTTGGTCGTCGACACCACCAGGATCGGGGGCAGGCCTTTCACGGTGATCTCATGCTGATCGCCCGTTGCCGGCACCGGCCAGAACGCGCAGGTGTCAAGGGGCGCAAGGCCGGTGAACTCGCCGTAGTTCATGAACGGCGCGACCTCGCGGACGCGGCGGTCCTCGTC from Mycobacterium sp. JS623 encodes:
- a CDS encoding GNAT family N-acetyltransferase, whose amino-acid sequence is MLTITTVGGADVPELMPMLRAYCDFYRVEPSDERLAALVAALIDDPSEGLQLIARDTDGKPLGFATIYWTWQTLYAGRVGVLNDLFVVPASRGTGTGRALIERCVELCRERGAEKLVWETAPDNATAQRLYDGIGAEKSTWLTYELDAR